Below is a genomic region from Miscanthus floridulus cultivar M001 chromosome 1, ASM1932011v1, whole genome shotgun sequence.
CAGGGCGATCTTCCTGTGTTTGAATTCGCACAGCGGCTCAAGGATCTCGCTGATGGGCTCGCTGATCTTGAACAGCCCGTCAACGACTCTACGCTGCTGCTCGCCCTTCTTCGCGGCGTCAATGATCCCCTCCGTGGTATGGCCTCCATCCTAAAGACAAAGACTCCGCTGCCCTCATTTCTTGAGGCCTAGTCGCTGCTTGCCTTGGAGGAGTCCGAGCTTCCGGTGTCCACCTCAACCACTGCCTTCACTACGCCTCCTCGTGCTCCACCACCGATGGCGGCCCTCGTTGCTGCCCCTGCTGCACCAGCCCCTTCATCCTCTCGTCCCCCGTCTCGGCCATGGGGGCGTGGCAGGGGGAAAGGACGGGGAAACAACTCTTGGCGTGCCCCTCGTCCGTGGTCCAATCTGTGGAGCGGCTCCTTCCAAATGTGGCCGATGCCGGGCCAAGGTATCCTCGGTGCCCACCCAGGCACTGGCTCGTTCTAGGCACCTCATCCACCACTTTCGGCTGCTCCACTGGGTGCTACACAGGCACATCTTGCTGCTCCACTGGGTGATGCTGCTTCCCCGCCCAGTTACCTGTACAGCGCTTACCCATCCTACGGTCTTGGCAGTACCCTGGACCTGTCGGCTTCCTGGAATCAGGCTGCTCTGGCAAATGTCTTCAACACAATGACTCTACAGCAGCCCGATGCGAACTGGTATATGGACTCGGGTGCGTcctctcatctttcttcatcttctGGTAATCTTTCCAATATCAGTCCCTCTCTTCACTCCAATTCTAATATACTTGTTGGTAATGGCACCCATCTACCTATTACTTGTTCTGGCTACACCTTACTTCCAAATTCACACCGTCCTTTTCACCTTTCTAATGTTCTTGTGTCACCTCAACTCATAGCTAATCTCATTTCCGTTCACAAATTTACCACAGATAATTCATGTTCAGTTGAATTTGATCCTTTTGGTTTATCTGTGAAGGATCTCCAAACCAAGACGGTGCTCCACCGCTGTGATAGCTCTGGGGATCTTTACCCACTCCTTCCAACGTCCACTTCACATCCTCGTGTCCTGCTCACTGCCCTGGAGACCATTTGGCACCGGCGATTGGGGCATCCCGGCAACCAAGTTCTCTCCCGCTTGCGAATAAATAATTCTATTTCTGTAATTCCTAGTGAGCATGACACCTCTTTGTGTCATGCCTGTCAGTTGGGTCGTCACACTCGTTTGCCATTTCCTACTTCTATGTCAAGAGCATCTAAACCTTTTGAATTAATTCACTGTGACTTGTGGACGTCTCCTGTTATAAGCATATCCGGTTCCAAATACTACCTTGTGTGTTTGGATGATTTTACTCATTACTTGTGGACTTTCCCACTTAAACTGAAATCTGAAACATTCAACACTTTGCGAAACTTTCATAGCTATGTGCTCACTCATTTCCATTGTCGTGTCCAATTTATTCAAAGCGACAATGGTCGCGAATTCGACAACAATGCTGCTCGCTCTTTTTTCCTTCAACAATGTATTCATCTTCGTCTTTCTTGCCCTCACACATCCCAACAAAATGGCAAAGCCGAACATGTCATTCGATCCATCAATAACATCATGCACACATTGTTGTTTCAAGCATCTATGCCACCGGCATATTGGGCTGAATCACTTCGCACTGCTACTTATTTATTTAACCTTCACCCCACCAAAACTCTTCAAaacctaaaaggtcctaatatggctagagggggggtgaatagcctatttaaaaatctacaaatcatctagagcaatttgattagtatgacaaatagcgtaatgcaaacttgctctagctctacaagggttgcaagccacctatccaataattctagttgcaatgattacttaggcacacaaacttgctatgtaattactcactaagagctctcaaccttgctactctaaagagctcaactagatgaatataaataataaagcaagctctcaattctaattacactaaagagcttgtgtcaactagtttgcaagaatgtaaataagtgagtagagtgattataccgacgtgtaggggatgaaccaatcacaagatgaatatatagccaatcactgggagaatgccaaagacaagagacaattgattttctcccgaggttcatgtgcttgccaatacgctacgtccccgttgtgtcgaccaacacttggtggttcggcggctaagaggtgtttcacaaacctcgtccacacgattggacaccgcaagaatcgacccacaagtgaggtaactcaatgacacgagcaatttactagagttatctttcggcgctccgccggggaaggtacaactcccctcataatcaccgaaggcggccacgaacaatcaccaactcgtgccgatccttcaccgctgctccaaccatctaggtggtggcaaccaccaagagaaacaagcgaaatccgcagcgcaatacgaataccaagtgcctctagatgcaatcactcaagcaatgcacttggattctctcccaatctcacaatgatgatggatcaatgatggagatgagtggaagggctttggctaagctcacaaggatgctatatcaatgaaaatgtgcaagagttatcccttgagccggccatggggctataaatagagcccccatcaaatagagccgttatacccctttactaggcaaaaacgcgctctgaccggacgctccgatcatactgaccggacactggcccttagcgtccggtcgcccgatggacgccacgcgtcacctgcttcaaacgctgttcgtcagatttcaacggctatgaagctgaccggatgctccggtcaaaactgaccggacgctgaagctccagTGTCCggccatttccagtaagctccccgaggcatgttttttcgaccggacgcgtccggtccaccttgaccggacacagaccaacgtccggtgctcaaccctagcgactgtgccgtctgacagctcgaccgaacgcagcccttcagcatccggtcgctgagtgacccagcgtccggtcagtagaccgacgccagcatcatttcgaccaactctatttcaactctaacttcttcacccttgctcaagtgtgccaaccaccaagaattttgcatccggcgcaatagaaaatagacatttcattttctcgaaagcgccgaatccagagggacccaaacccatctcaaccctacaaacaccttgtgcacatgtgttagcatattttcacaaatattttcaagtgtgttagcactccactagatcctaaatgcatatgcaatgagttagagcatctagtggcactttgataaccgcattctgatacgagtttcactcctcttaatagtacggctatctatcctaaatgtgatcacactcactaagtgtcttgatcactaaaacaaaatggctcctacattttatacctttgccttgagccttttgtttttctctttcttcttttccaagttcaagtatttgatcatcaccatgctatcaccattgtcatgatcttcgtcattgcttcatcacttggagtagtgctacctatctcataatcactttgataaactaggttagcacttagggtttcatcaattaaccaaaaccaaactagagctttcaatctccccctttttggtaattgatgacaacccttatataaagatataaattaaagttcatttgaatccatgttgcttgcccaagcatatttactatgtgtaaaggatgtaggcaagtttcatgaacttcatacggtagtaattgctccccctacatatgtgctaggagtttggattgtagctttgcacatatgcttagataggaaatataggagtcaatttctaccaaataatgctaaggtataagagatggacctttgaagcgtgataccaatcggagtgcaccaataaaccatccttagcaccatttgtaactagacatacacaaaaactagaataccccatgagatcatcattaaaagtaagggtctagttacttttagcctatgcatgctagtttttcatttcatcattcaaacctataactagcatacaccacacaagcatggatgttgaaacTTAGAATTTGTACCATgcgagcaaatatatgaaatgttcattcaaatgcatcatacaagtttatgagcttactccccctacttatgtgctcaaaattttaattgatccctttcctttagcatatctctccccttatgtccaatgctcccctatcactcatatctttgtttctctccccctttgtcaacaattagcacaaaaggtgagcttaaattatggataggttggggtgaaaccaggTGAAATAAGGATCCTTTTCTcaattttggttcaatctagattacttgcaaaaggtatttaactcggtttgatccaaggacaagcttcttcacacctccaaataagggttatcttgtaccatattgagttaaacacttatagctcattttctaaatcaaacactaggtttacaagcccacaaatatgtcatatgctaccactagatcatttcaaacatataagcaatagtggtaccatacaagcatcaaattcatttgattttcatgaatgagcctattcaaatgtgaaatatgtctaaatgcactaatcatgtccttagcaaggatgtatgccatgccaatcaacttttaccttagattgctcgaaggagaggcatgtcatataatgggggtgcatcaacacatattggagaagtcaagtatgttcaattcattccttagcttacaaaacctcttctcatcaagtggcttggtgaatatgtcggcaagttgatcttcggtgcccacactctctatgcaaatgtcccctttttgttgatgatctcttatgaaatgatgacggacatctatatgctttgttcttgagtgttgaaccgggttgttggtgagcttcacggcactttcattgtcacatagcaatggcacttgcttaaacttgattccaaagtcactcaaggtagccttcatccaaagtaattgagcacaacaactaccggccgaaatgtactccgcttcggtggttgaaagtgctacactattttgcttctttgatgaccaagatacaagtgatcttcccaatagttgacatgtgcccgatgtgctctttctctcaactttgcatcccgcataatcggaatccgaatatccaatcaactcaaatcttgctcctttgggataccataatccaacatgttgtgtatgcttcaagtacctcaatattctctttgttgccttcaaatgactttctcttggtgaggcttgaaatcttgcacacatgcatacactaaacatcacatccggtcttgatgcggtcacatagagtagacttccaatcatagacctatacatcttttgatccaccatgttgccactagcatcactatctaagcttccacttgttcccattggtgtactaatagctttgctctcatccatttcaaacttcttgagcatgtccttgatatacttgccttgactcacaaatgtaccattcttcattttcttgatttgaagaccaaggaagtaactaagttcttcaatcatagacatctcaaactcacttgccatcatcttgccaaactcctcacaaaattcttgatttgttgatccaaagatgatatcatccacatagatTTGCATGACAAACAAATCATTTCCaagtttcttggtgaagagagtggtgtcaacctttcctatcttgaatcccttagagagtaggaaatccctcaatctctcataccatgctcttggtgcttgtttcaatccatacaaagcctttctcaacttataaatatggttgggtttcttttcatcttcaaaaccgggaggttgctcaacatacacaagctcattgatgtacccattgagaaatacactcttcatatccatttgatatagcttgatgttgtgggcacaagcataagctagcaagatcctaattgcttccaatcttacaaccggggcatatgtttctccaaagtcaagaccttcaacttgagtataatcttgagccactaatcttgctttgttccttatcactatcccatcttgatcttgcttgttccgaaagacccacttggttccaatcacattatgacccttaggcctctcaactaactcccatacttggtttcttgtgaagttgtttagctcttcatgcatagcattgacccaatcaacatcattcaaagcttcatctatcttcttaggctcaatggatgacacaaatgagaagtgctcataaaatgatgccaatcttgatcttatttgcatacctcttgaaatatcaccaatgatggtgtccaatggatgatctcttgcaacattggttggttgaagcacttgcacttgattgctagcatttgattgatcacttgattgagatgatgaactagccatttgttgatcttgcacattgccattactagtgcttgcttggatttgatcatgagaaccacttgcttgcatatttgagttagagagcacttgattcttgtcatcttcaatatcaatcacctctctaggccttatatcaccaatgtccatgttcttcattgcattgaccaattgagtgcctcttacatcatctagattctcatctttctcttgggaaccatttgtttcatcaaattccacatcatgaacctcctcaagagtaccactagccaaattccaaactctataagccttactagtagtggagtaaccaagcaagaaaccttctcaaccctgcaaacaccttgtgcacatgtgttagcatattttcacaaatattttcaagggtgttagcactccactagatcctaaatgcatatgcaatgagttagagcatctagtggcactttgataaccgcattccgatacgagtttcactcctcttaatagtatggctatctatcctaaatgtgatcacactcactaagtgtcttgattactaaaataaaatggctcctacattttatacctttgccttgagccttttgtttttctctttcttcttttccaagttcaagcatttgatcatcaccatgctatcaccattgtcatgatcttcgtcattgcttcatcacttggagtagtgctacctatctcataatcactttgataaactaggttagcacttagggtttcatcaattaaccaaaaccaaactagagctttcaaaaccGCACCCCACACCAAGCTCTTTTTGGTACACCACCCTCCTACGCTCACCTCTGTGTCTTTGGGTGTCGTTGTTACCCCAATCTTTCCGCCACTATGCCCCATAAACTTGCACCACGCTCTACAGAATGTGTTCTTCTTGGCTTTCCTGATAACCATAAAGGGTATCGTTGCCTTGACCTCACCACCAATCGAGTGATCACCTCCCGTCACGTGGTCTTTGATGAGCAATAATTTCCTTTCACACGTGACTCACCGGCACCATTGAGTGCCTATGATTTTTTGGATGATACAGATGTTGATCCGGTGATATCCGGTGGCTTCCCAGCAGTGCCTTCTAACTCTGCTGGCCCACCGATGGCTTTGCCAGGCGCTGGTCCAGTTGTGCCTTCAGCTGCCCAACCAGCTGCTGTACCTCCACATCATCAAGGCATGACTTCTAGCCAACCGCGACAAGGGTAGGGATCAGGTGCAGCACCCCTTCCTCTTGTCTTTCAGGGCCAAGCTTTGGCTCCTGACAGCCCTATCAATGATCTGGGCCACCAGTCCGGTACATCTGCTGGAGACCTACACTATCGACCTCCGGTTACGCAAGTATACACACGCCGACAGGAACCTCCTGGAGCACCACCAGTGCCTGCAGATCAACCACCACTAGTGCCATCTCCTGCGCTGCCCAGCACCACCTCCACTGTCATCCCTGCTGCTATGCGCTCCTCAAATGCGTCGATTGTGCCTGTCCCTCCCACCATCAATCAACACGCCATGCAAACCAGGGGCAAGTCTGGCATCAGCCAGCCACGACAGCAAGACGGGCAGGCTTACTGCAATCTGGCAGCGGCTTCCAAAGATATTAGCTTGCTTCCAAAAACATATCGTGGTGCTCTTTCTGATCCGAATTGGAAGCGTGCCATGGAGGAGGAATATGGTGCCCTCATTGCTAATCAAACATGGGACCTTGTGCCACCGCCTCCACATGCTAATATTGTTTCCGGCAAATGGCTATACCGTCACAAACTAAATGCTGATGGGTCTTTGGCAAGATACAAGGCTCGTTGGATTGTGCGCGGCTTCTCTCAACAACACGGCCTTGATTATGATGAAACCTTCAGTCCAGTGGTCAAGCCTGCAATAATTCGAACGGTATTATCACTTGCTGTCTCCAGTGATTGGCCTATTCATCAACTGGATGTCAAAAATGCATTCTTACATGGTACTGTCAACGAGACTGTTTATTGCCAACAACCACCTGGGTTTGTTGACCCTTCTCGTCCTAATTATGTGTGCAAGCTCAACAAGGCTCTATACGGTCTTAAACAGGCCCCGCGGGCTTGGTATAGTCGCTTCCAGACGTTCATTACTTCTATTGGTTTTTAGGCTTCTCAATGTGATACTTCACTTTTCATATATACTCATGGTATGGATATGGCATATCTTCtactgtatgtggatgacatcatttTGACAGCTTCATCCCATCATCTTCTTCAACATATTATTGGATCCCTTCAGCAGGAATTTGCCATGACTGATCTTGGCAATCTTCACTATTTCTTGGGAGTTTCTGCTGAACGGTCACCCACAGGTCTTTTTCTGTCTCAAGCTAAATATGCTGCTAAAATCCTGGTCAAGGCAAACATGTCATCATGCAACCCTTGCCAAACTCCACTTGAGGTTCATTCAAAGCTGTCCTCCCAAGATGGACCACCAGTTGCTGACCCTACATTATACCGCAGTCTTGCTGGTGCCTTACAATACTTGACTCTCACACGGCCGGACATTGCTCATGCCATTCAACAAGTTTGTCTGTATATGCATGATCCCAGGGAGTCGCACTTTGCTCTCATCAAACGCATTTTGCGATACATCAAAGGCACTATGGCCTACGGCCTTGCTCTTTCTCGCAGCCGATCTCATGAGCTAGTGGTTTACTCAGATGCCGATTGGGCTGGCTGCCCAGACACACGTCGCTCCACTTCTGGCTATTGTGTATTTCTTGGTGATAATCTTATATCATGGTCCTCCAAGCGCCAACACACCGTCTCGCGGTCTAGTGCTGAAGCTGAATACAGGGGTGTTGCCAATGCTATGGCTGAGACATGTTGGATTCGTCAGCTCCTGAGTGAGCTTCGTCGTCCTTTAACACGTGCTACTCTTGTCTATTGTGACAATATCAGTGCCGTGTATTTGTCCACAAATCCAGTTCATCACCAAAGGACCAAGCATGTGGAGATCGATCTCCATTTTGTTCGGGAGCGTGTGGCCCTTGGAGCTGTCCGAGTACTTCATGTTCCAACGTCTCTTCAAtatgctgatatattcaccaagggtttgccaactgttgtcttcaTCAATTTCCACTCCAGTCTCAACATTCGCTCATCTCCCGGTTGAGTCTGCGGGAGGGTATTAGAATACAAGTAGTCTAGAATGTGATAAGTCTTATACGAAGAGTCATGTATCCCCTATATAAACTCATGTTCAATGAAGAGAAAGTGCTCAGTCTGGCAATAATCATTCTATCAGAGCGCATGCGTCTCTTGCTAAACATTATATTTGTCAATTAATATCTAGTACTATGTCTGTTTTCTTGGTTGGTTACTTTAATTTCCTTGTTGGAATTGTATATAAACTGTTTTCTGCTTTCCTACACTATAATGAAAGTGCCACAGCTGCTCAAAAAAATTAGTACTATGTCATTCTTTTTCCGAATGCTTGCCACACAAAGTAGTTCCACGCGCAAAGTGTGTTTGGGGTACCACCAACATGGCAAAATATGAACCTGAACAGTCTTTCTAGGTAATCAAGAGCACCTCTCACAATATACACTCTAGGATATTGATAACTATTGGCTGAAGGCCGAGGCTAAACACCCCACAGTATTCACTCCAAGAAATTGAAAAATGTACCAATACCAATGCAGTGATCTACACTATCTGCATTGACCAATGCAGTGATCAACCATGAGCTCAATGCAGGACCGAAGCCAGGCTTTATCATGAGTTCATGACAGTGTACAGCCGTGGTAAGCAATTATCAATGCTGAGTACTAAAACCTTTCTATTCTACTCCTATATATCTACTAACATGTGTTGAAGCACGCCGTTTGCTAGCAGCTAGCTTTAGTAGTCTGCTACCGCTAGTAATACTACATTTTCGGGCACCGAAGCTGCTGCTCGATAGACCTGCTAGTCTGCTGCCGGGGCGAAGGAAGACGCCAACCAGCTCTGCTTTGCGCCAAACACGCATTCGATGCTTAAATTCAAACTGCCAACATCCGTACAAAGATTAGGGAATCACTTCCCGTATTCATATCAAATTAGCATAACCGGCCGGGATTCAATATATGTTTGCTGATCAAGAATCTAATTAAGCCGTCAATTGCGGTAGCTGTGGTttgtatatatatactactaGTTTCATCTATCCCGGCCCGTTCATTCATCACTTCCACTTGCGGCCGAACATCTTCTTGTTCTTGTGCTTGCCAAACTTGCCGTGCTTGAACTTGCCATGCTTGAACttgccgtggccgtggccatacATCCCGTGGCCGCCTCCGTGGGACACCTTGTGAGCTCCATACGccgccgctgcggcggc
It encodes:
- the LOC136454995 gene encoding uncharacterized protein; the encoded protein is MRLIMENGASAHTIWTKAANLFLDNKASRAMTLEAKFRALTQGDLPVFEFAQRLKDLADGLADLEQPVNDSTLLLALLRGVNDPLRGMASILKTKTPLPSFLEA